From a single Microbacterium terrisoli genomic region:
- a CDS encoding glycosyltransferase family 2 protein yields MGHSVSVVIATNRGGPFLPAAVASVQGQTAPVAEITLVDDGVPDDSVRRFADEQGLAYLRNPSSGVSSARNAGARSTTSDWLAFLDDDDVWHPTRIEAQLDALATRPEAIASYTGGWYMDIAGAEFGSGWRAPTTPNMRMLDGTVPLPRITTLLVRRDAFSRVGGFNPTMKVGEDNDLIRKLLIRGDFVAVDVPLVGYRRHAGNVSNHLLEGRASALHSIRRLRSVAAAEGDTATTAALTEWWRRFRQAGSDENLGDLVAAVRRREWDYAARVAWWGACVFPWQSVLAVARRLRRQD; encoded by the coding sequence ATGGGCCATTCTGTGAGCGTCGTTATCGCCACGAATCGCGGCGGTCCCTTCTTGCCCGCCGCTGTCGCATCGGTGCAGGGGCAGACGGCGCCCGTCGCTGAGATCACGCTCGTCGACGATGGCGTGCCGGACGACAGCGTCCGGCGATTTGCCGATGAGCAGGGCCTCGCGTACCTGCGCAATCCGAGTTCAGGAGTTTCGAGTGCCCGGAATGCGGGGGCGCGATCGACCACGAGCGACTGGCTTGCCTTTCTGGACGATGACGACGTGTGGCATCCCACGCGAATCGAGGCTCAGCTTGATGCACTGGCGACGCGTCCCGAGGCCATCGCGAGTTACACGGGTGGCTGGTACATGGACATCGCGGGCGCGGAGTTCGGTTCGGGTTGGCGCGCCCCAACGACCCCGAACATGCGCATGCTTGACGGCACCGTTCCGCTGCCACGCATCACGACATTGCTCGTTCGCCGCGACGCGTTCTCGAGAGTCGGGGGGTTCAATCCGACGATGAAGGTGGGCGAAGACAACGACCTCATACGCAAGCTGCTGATCCGTGGCGATTTCGTAGCGGTCGACGTGCCGCTCGTCGGTTATCGACGGCATGCCGGCAACGTTTCGAACCATCTTCTGGAGGGCCGCGCCTCGGCTCTGCACTCCATCAGGAGACTCAGGTCCGTCGCCGCTGCCGAAGGAGACACCGCAACGACAGCCGCGTTGACCGAATGGTGGCGGCGATTCCGGCAGGCAGGGTCGGATGAGAATCTCGGTGATCTGGTTGCCGCTGTACGGCGACGCGAGTGGGATTACGCGGCGCGTGTCGCGTGGTGGGGTGCGTGTGTCTTTCCCTGGCAGTCCGTGCTCGCCGTCGCCCGCCGACTGCGAAGGCAAGACTGA